In Candidatus Eremiobacteraceae bacterium, a single genomic region encodes these proteins:
- a CDS encoding BlaI/MecI/CopY family transcriptional regulator translates to MARNASPTLTAAEHRVMDVLWRLGSGTVADVAAALGNPPLAYTTVLTVLRTLDRKKYVRHRAEGKAHVFAPAIDRDAVRRDVVGYVLKQFFDGSPRELLLNLLESERVDQAELRRLRSLLDGARNGERKA, encoded by the coding sequence ATGGCACGCAACGCATCGCCGACGCTTACCGCTGCCGAGCATCGCGTCATGGACGTCTTGTGGCGGCTCGGATCGGGGACCGTTGCGGATGTGGCGGCCGCGCTCGGCAACCCGCCGCTCGCGTATACCACTGTGCTCACCGTGCTTCGCACGCTGGACAGAAAGAAGTACGTCCGACACCGCGCGGAGGGCAAGGCGCACGTGTTCGCGCCCGCGATCGATCGCGATGCAGTCCGCCGCGACGTCGTCGGTTACGTCCTCAAACAATTCTTCGACGGCTCGCCGCGCGAACTGCTGCTCAACCTGCTTGAGTCCGAGCGCGTGGACCAAGCCGAGCTGCGCCGCTTGCGAAGTCTGCTCGATGGCGCGCGGAACGGCGAACGAAAGGCCTGA
- a CDS encoding pentapeptide repeat-containing protein, whose translation MAMNPSLISIAGAVGHALFTGLWLGALLALILFFIGERLRGTNAATRHAMWYAGLIAIASVPVASVAWSFDHAVTIAAPAEQLQTAPWRPAALKKWTTSNSAHGTRTQAAARGSSPAVSDTNALSAAKPEQRPFDFTPYLLGALGIALFGALIGVGGIGVSLVRLLAVKRESRPFDPAIAARLRRWSARPAIGRDVALRVSQGLDVPAAVGFAHPAILVPASWPANLDIDELDSIVMHEYSHLRRCDDWWALLQRIAERAYWFNPALRFIAARANLEREIACDDWVVTEASNATSYAECLWRIAQFAHIPQPRLPVPAALVTRAQIVERIEHLMDAKRDSLPHVRPTALLAIVPLAALLLVVGVVRAPAVTITQAAPPASVTAPVVNEPGHTAVKPPRVSYAVTQVWKAQPLAKPLAQPLAKPAAQPLAKPAAQPNPPILPTSARSSRPQLSSLSKTRYAAGTEVALSGLDVRMLLQSCQGCDLSGKDLRNADLHGLNLSGDDMSHVDLRGANLRGTRFDGVDLSGSRLDGADLTDAEFSGSNIANISWTGAILTNAKFQGIKIDSAMVKAGMLRHMLSSCEGCDMQGLDLHGTDLSGIRLDGADLSDADLRDANLSHAKLNGVDLKGARLDGTDLTDAELNGCDLTSVDLSHAKIQGLKLQGADLRGLHFSGLDVRGLTADGADLSGASLAHVDLSGVHMDGSDFRNADLTAANLSDGDFSGADFRYSHLDNADFRRAALCGYNTFTDDGGTVLQRKKECADFSGATTHGTDLRGARICDERNGEQRCSAISAADLRLLSHSDLTGALLPDF comes from the coding sequence ATGGCGATGAACCCTTCGCTCATCTCGATAGCCGGCGCGGTCGGCCACGCGCTTTTCACCGGCCTCTGGCTCGGAGCGCTCTTGGCGCTCATCCTCTTCTTCATCGGCGAACGGCTCCGTGGGACGAATGCTGCGACTCGCCACGCCATGTGGTATGCGGGCCTCATAGCGATCGCATCCGTTCCGGTCGCGAGCGTGGCCTGGTCGTTCGATCACGCCGTGACGATCGCCGCGCCGGCCGAGCAACTGCAAACCGCGCCGTGGCGGCCTGCGGCTCTGAAGAAATGGACCACTTCGAATTCGGCGCACGGGACCCGCACGCAGGCGGCCGCACGAGGATCGTCGCCGGCGGTGTCCGACACAAACGCTTTATCCGCCGCGAAGCCCGAGCAGCGTCCGTTTGATTTCACGCCGTATCTGCTCGGCGCTTTAGGGATCGCGTTGTTCGGTGCGCTAATCGGCGTCGGCGGGATCGGCGTAAGTCTCGTCCGACTGCTGGCGGTGAAGCGCGAGAGCCGGCCGTTCGATCCCGCGATCGCTGCGCGGCTGCGTCGCTGGTCGGCGCGGCCGGCGATCGGGCGCGATGTCGCGCTGCGCGTCTCACAAGGCCTCGACGTGCCGGCCGCTGTCGGATTCGCGCATCCGGCGATACTCGTGCCGGCATCGTGGCCCGCAAATCTCGATATCGACGAGCTCGACAGTATCGTCATGCACGAGTACTCGCATCTCCGGCGCTGCGACGATTGGTGGGCGCTGCTGCAGAGGATTGCGGAACGCGCCTATTGGTTCAACCCGGCGTTGCGCTTCATCGCGGCGCGCGCGAATCTCGAGCGCGAGATCGCCTGCGACGACTGGGTCGTCACCGAGGCGTCGAACGCGACGTCCTACGCCGAGTGCCTGTGGCGCATCGCCCAGTTCGCGCATATTCCGCAACCCCGTCTGCCGGTACCCGCCGCGCTCGTCACACGCGCTCAGATCGTTGAAAGGATCGAACACCTCATGGACGCCAAGCGCGATTCGCTTCCTCACGTACGCCCCACCGCGCTGCTCGCAATCGTGCCGCTGGCCGCGCTTCTACTCGTCGTCGGCGTCGTGCGCGCGCCGGCCGTCACCATCACGCAGGCAGCTCCTCCGGCTTCGGTTACGGCCCCCGTTGTGAACGAACCGGGGCACACAGCCGTCAAGCCGCCGCGCGTATCCTACGCCGTCACGCAAGTCTGGAAGGCGCAACCGCTCGCGAAGCCCTTGGCGCAGCCGCTCGCTAAGCCCGCGGCGCAGCCGCTCGCTAAGCCCGCGGCGCAGCCTAACCCGCCGATTCTACCGACAAGCGCGCGGTCATCGCGACCGCAGCTCAGCTCCCTTTCGAAGACCAGATACGCGGCGGGCACGGAGGTCGCACTGAGCGGCCTCGACGTGCGGATGTTGTTGCAGTCGTGCCAAGGATGTGACCTGAGCGGCAAAGATCTGCGGAATGCCGATCTGCACGGACTGAACTTGAGCGGCGATGACATGTCGCACGTCGACCTGCGAGGTGCCAATCTACGCGGCACTCGTTTCGACGGTGTGGATCTTTCAGGGTCTCGGCTGGACGGAGCCGATCTCACCGACGCAGAGTTCAGCGGTTCCAATATCGCCAACATCTCGTGGACCGGAGCGATTCTGACCAATGCAAAATTCCAAGGGATCAAGATCGATTCGGCGATGGTGAAGGCCGGCATGCTGCGCCATATGCTGTCGTCGTGCGAAGGCTGCGACATGCAGGGCCTCGATCTTCACGGAACCGATCTGAGCGGCATCCGCCTCGACGGCGCCGACCTTTCCGATGCGGATCTTCGCGACGCGAACCTATCGCATGCGAAGCTCAACGGCGTCGATCTGAAAGGCGCGCGGCTGGATGGAACGGACCTCACCGATGCCGAGCTTAACGGCTGCGATCTGACGTCCGTGGACCTCAGCCATGCGAAAATCCAGGGTTTGAAGCTGCAGGGAGCGGACCTACGAGGTCTGCATTTCTCCGGTCTCGACGTTCGCGGCCTTACCGCGGATGGTGCCGATCTGAGCGGGGCGTCGCTCGCCCACGTCGATCTTTCCGGCGTGCACATGGATGGCTCCGATTTCCGCAACGCAGATCTCACCGCCGCCAATCTCTCGGACGGTGATTTCTCCGGCGCCGACTTCCGATACTCGCACTTGGACAACGCCGACTTCCGGCGTGCCGCTCTCTGCGGTTACAACACGTTCACCGATGACGGCGGAACCGTGCTTCAACGAAAAAAGGAATGCGCCGATTTTTCCGGTGCCACAACGCACGGCACCGACCTTCGCGGCGCGCGGATCTGCGACGAGCGCAACGGAGAACAGCGCTGTTCAGCGATATCTGCGGCCGATCTCCGTCTGCTCTCCCACTCGGATCTGACGGGAGCATTGCTGCCCGATTTTTGA
- a CDS encoding cupredoxin family copper-binding protein, with protein sequence MLLKLLLALALAASMTASATAAKVEIKDYAFQKPSITIAAGSTVSWTNQDDDPHTVVADDKSFDSMGLGQGDVWSHTFTKPGTYHYHCGVHPFMKGTIVVTAVTKHV encoded by the coding sequence GTGCTCTTGAAACTGCTGCTCGCTCTGGCGCTCGCCGCCAGCATGACCGCATCGGCGACCGCCGCCAAAGTCGAAATCAAAGACTACGCCTTTCAAAAACCTTCCATCACGATCGCCGCCGGATCCACCGTGTCATGGACGAACCAGGACGACGATCCGCACACGGTCGTCGCCGATGACAAGTCGTTCGACTCGATGGGTTTGGGGCAAGGCGATGTGTGGTCGCACACGTTCACCAAGCCCGGCACCTATCATTATCACTGCGGCGTCCATCCGTTCATGAAAGGCACCATCGTCGTGACGGCGGTGACAAAACACGTATGA
- a CDS encoding metallophosphoesterase, producing the protein MKRDEFLECMAWGGTGVVYGLTNHGLIGRSLADASVKPLSAATRTFVQISDSHIGFNGKANDDVIATFQQAIDKINALPVAPEFVIHTGDLTHLSKPDQLDTVKQMLGTIKTGAFYAVPGEHDVINDNGDQFFKLFGRGNSQRWFSFDAAGVHSLALTNVVGITKGGILGRDQLEWARADLAKQSPDTPIAVMAHIPLYAVYPDWGWTTDDQSELLDMLRRFDSVTVLNGHIHQVLSKTDGKITFYTAASTAFPQPAPGSAPKPGPLTVPAGELAKLLGIRTVNIVEGSHQIAVVDESLAKQN; encoded by the coding sequence ATGAAGCGCGACGAATTTTTGGAATGCATGGCGTGGGGCGGCACGGGCGTCGTCTATGGTCTCACGAACCACGGTCTGATCGGACGCTCGCTGGCGGATGCGAGCGTCAAACCGCTCTCCGCAGCCACGCGGACCTTTGTGCAGATCAGCGACAGCCATATCGGCTTCAACGGCAAAGCCAACGACGATGTCATAGCGACGTTCCAGCAAGCTATCGACAAGATCAACGCTCTCCCGGTCGCGCCGGAGTTCGTGATCCATACGGGCGACCTGACGCATCTCTCCAAACCCGACCAGCTCGACACCGTGAAGCAGATGCTCGGCACGATAAAAACCGGGGCGTTCTACGCGGTGCCGGGCGAACACGATGTCATCAACGATAACGGCGATCAGTTCTTCAAACTTTTCGGGCGTGGAAATTCACAACGCTGGTTTAGCTTCGATGCGGCGGGCGTCCACTCACTCGCGCTCACCAACGTCGTCGGCATCACCAAGGGCGGGATCTTGGGCCGCGATCAACTCGAGTGGGCGCGCGCGGATCTCGCTAAGCAATCGCCGGACACGCCGATCGCGGTGATGGCGCACATCCCATTGTACGCCGTGTACCCCGACTGGGGTTGGACGACGGACGATCAGTCGGAGCTGCTCGACATGCTGCGACGATTCGACAGCGTGACGGTGCTCAACGGTCACATCCACCAGGTGCTCTCCAAGACCGACGGAAAGATCACGTTTTACACTGCCGCGAGCACGGCGTTTCCGCAGCCCGCACCCGGCTCGGCGCCGAAGCCGGGGCCTCTGACGGTGCCGGCCGGTGAACTCGCGAAATTGCTCGGCATTCGGACGGTGAACATCGTCGAAGGTTCGCATCAGATCGCGGTTGTCGATGAATCGCTCGCCAAACAGAATTGA